The proteins below come from a single Lates calcarifer isolate ASB-BC8 linkage group LG11, TLL_Latcal_v3, whole genome shotgun sequence genomic window:
- the farsa gene encoding LOW QUALITY PROTEIN: phenylalanine--tRNA ligase alpha subunit (The sequence of the model RefSeq protein was modified relative to this genomic sequence to represent the inferred CDS: deleted 1 base in 1 codon), which produces MADAGVVETLLRRIEKVDDGVDSLEVANSLGVDHQVIVGAVKSLQSVGDVISAELRSSKHWELTEEGMEIAENGSHEARVFSSIPLEGLAQSELMKLSFGKIGFSKAMSSKWIRVDKTHEGGPRIFRTVESIEDQVREKLLLVQKGNTSQLEEKEKNELKKRKLLSEVTVKTYWITKGNSFSTTITKQETELTPEMIATGNWKEKKFKPYNFEAMGVAPDSGHLHPLMKVRTQFRQIFLEMGFTEMPTNNFIESSFWNFDSLFQPQQHPARDQHDTFFLSDPALAHEFPQDYLERVKKVHSEGGFGSQGYKYDWKIEEAQKNILRTHTTAVSARMLYKLAQQEKFTPVKYFSIDRVFRNETLDATHLAEFHQIEGVVADYGLTLGDLMGILHQFFTKLGITKLRFKPAYNPYTEPSMEVFSYHEGLKKWVEVGNSGVFRPEMLLPMGLPEDVSVIAWGLSLERPTMIKYGINNIRELVGHKVNLQMVYDSPICRLDS; this is translated from the exons ATGGCGGACGCCGGTGTGGTGGAGACGCTTCTCCGGCGGATTGAGAAAGTGGACGATGGCGTGGACAGCCTGGAAGTGGCCAACAGCCTTGGGGTGGACCACCAGGTCATCGTCGGAGCCGTGAAGAGTCTGCAGTCCGTCGGCGAC GTAATCTCCGCTGAGCTGCGCTCCTCCAAACACTGGGAGCTGACGGAGGAGGGCATGGAGATAGCCGAGAACGGCAGCCATGAAGCCCGGGTCTTCAGCTCCATCCCGCTGGAGGGTCTGGCACAGAGTGAGCTCATG AAACTGTCCTTTGGGAAGATCGGTTTCAGCAAGGCCATGTCCAGCAAGTGGATCAGAGTGGACAAGACACATGAGGGCGGTCCGAGGATATTCAGAACA GTGGAGAGCATAGAAGACCAGGTCAGAGAGAAGCTGCTTCTGGTACAGAAAGGCAACACCTCTCAGcttgaagagaaagaaaagaatgagCTTAAGAAGAGAAAACTGCTCTCTGAAGT GACGGTGAAGACTTACTGGATCACTAAGGGAAACTCCTTCAGCACCACGATCACCAAACAGGAGACGGAGCTCACGCCTGAGATGATTGCTAC TGGCaactggaaagaaaagaaatttaaGCCCTACAACTTTGAGGCCATGGGTGTAGCTCCAGACTCTGGCCATCTGCACCCACTGATGAAGGTTCGAACACAGTTCAGGCAGATCTTCCTTGAGATGGG cTTCACTGAGATGCCGACCAACAACTTCATCGAAAGCTCTTTCTGGAACTTCGACTCCCTGTTCCAGCCTCAGCAGCACCCGGCCAGAGACCAGCACGACACCTTCTTCCTGTCTG aCCCAGCTCTCGCCCATGAGTTCCCACAGGACTATCTGGAGAGAGTGAAGAAGGTTCACTCAGAGGGAGGCTTTGGTTCACAAGG GTACAAATACGACTGGAAGATAGAAGAGGCTCAGAAGAACATCCTCCGTACTCACACTACGGCAGTCAGTGCACGCATGTTGTATAAACTTGCACAACAG GAAAAGTTCACCCCTGTGAAGTATTTCTCCATCGACCGGGTGTTCAGGAACGAGACCTTAGATGCCACCCATCTGGCAGAGTTCCACCAGATAGAGGGTGTGGTGGCTGACTATGGACTCACACTGGGAGACCTCATGGGCATCCTTCATCAGTTCTTCACCAAACTAG GCATTACCAAACTCCGCTTCAAGCCTGCCTACAACCCATACACAGAGCCCAGCATGGAGGTGTTCAGCTATCATGAAG GACTAAAAAAGTGGGTGGAAGTGGGAAACTCAGGAGTCTTCAGACCAGAGATGCTGTTGCCCATGGGTCTTCCTGAGGATGTGTCCGTAATTGCCTGGGGACTGTCTCTGGAAAG GCCCACCATGATTAAATACGGCATCAACAACATCAGAGAACTGGTGGGACACAAAGTGAACCTACAGATGGTA TACGACAGCCCCATATGTCGACTGGACTCCTGA